Proteins from a genomic interval of Rhinoraja longicauda isolate Sanriku21f chromosome 16, sRhiLon1.1, whole genome shotgun sequence:
- the egr2b gene encoding early growth response protein 2b: MQMMTAKTVEKIPLSLGGLFHQLPENMFPVEDINCLPASVSIFPNPEMYEQMSSDGIINVDMSGDKRPVDLPYHSSYHLPPAHRAQTLGYTGKFSIESQCAGANWSSEGIIVSAGIFGIPSSSSPSSTSSASTASPNPLPSSLSCTMAQSQNEMEHMYSPPPPYTCGEMYQDPTPYYSAPAGSLGYPPPPSYPSPKPMVDTSTLFPILPDYSSIFQPQHPHREMHPGTERKPFSCPVDAGRMAPPLTPLSTIRNFTLGTPAGEGSRLPSAYGGHNLPLRPIRLRKYPNRPSKTPVHERPYPCPAEGCDRRFSRSDELTRHIRIHTGHKPFQCRICMRNFSRSDHLTTHIRTHTGEKPFSCDFCGRKFARSDERKRHTKIHLRQKEKKLASERAAASTVATVCISGGTPLPICPPRTV, from the exons ATGCAAATGATGACTGCGAAAACGGTGGAGAAGATCCCTCTGTCGCTCGGGGGTCTCTTCCACCAGCTGCCCGAAAACATGTTCCCCGTGGAGGACATCAACTGCTTGCCCGCGTCAGTCTCTATCTTCCCCAACCCGGAAATGTACGAGCAGATGTCCTCAG ATGGCATAATCAACGTGGACATGAGCGGCGACAAAAGGCCGGTCGATTTACCGTATCACAGCAGCTACCACCTGCCCCCTGCCCACCGCGCCCAGACTCTGGGCTACACGGGGAAGTTCTCCATTGAATCTCAATGCGCTGGTGCCAACTGGAGCTCCGAAGGCATCATAGTGAGCGCCGGCATCTTCGGGATCCCATCGTCGTCCTCTCCCTCGTCCACCTCTTCCGCGTCCACGGCctctccaaaccccctccccAGCTCGCTCAGCTGCACCATGGCGCAGAGCCAGAACGAGATGGAGCACATGTACTCGCCGCCACCTCCCTACACCTGCGGGGAGATGTACCAGGACCCGACTCCTTACTACAGCGCACCCGCCGGCAGCCTCGgataccctcctcccccctcctacccATCGCCAAAACCCATGGTGGACACCAGCACTTTATTCCCCATCCTGCCGGACTACAGCAGCATCTTCCAACCTCAGCACCCGCACCGAGAGATGCACCCTGGCACCGAGCGCAAGCCTTTCTCCTGCCCGGTGGACGCTGGTAGGATGGCACCGCCTCTCACCCCACTCTCCACCATCAGAAACTTCACCTTGGGTACCCCGGCGGGAGAGGGCTCCAGGCTGCCCAGCGCTTACGGCGGACACAACTTGCCCCTCCGGCCCATCCGCCTCAGGAAATACCCGAACAGACCCAGCAAGACCCCGGTCCACGAGAGACCTTACCCGTGCCCGGCAGAGGGGTGCGACCGCCGCTTCTCCCGCTCCGACGAGCTCACCCGGCACATCCGCATCCACACCGGCCACAAGCCTTTCCAGTGCCGCATCTGCATGAGGAACTTCAGCCGCAGCGACCACCTCACCACCCACATCCGCACCCACACCGGCGAGAAGCCTTTCTCTTGCGACTTCTGCGGCAGGAAGTTCGCCAGGAGCGACGAGAGAAAGAGGCACACCAAGATCCACTTGAGGCAGAAGGAGAAGAAGTTGGCCAGCGAGAGGGCGGCCGCGTCCACGGTGGCGACTGTCTGCATCAGCGGGGGCACCCCCTTGCCCATCTGTCCGCCCAGGACAGTGTga